Proteins encoded within one genomic window of Camelina sativa cultivar DH55 chromosome 19, Cs, whole genome shotgun sequence:
- the LOC104765531 gene encoding GATA transcription factor 17 — protein MSERSEETKIKLDSAGELSDVDNENCSSSGSGGGCSSSSGDTKRTCVDCGTIRTPLWRGGPAGPKSLCNACGIKSRKKRQAALGVRSEEKKKIKKSNQISSNDLNLDDRNTKKSNKDDDEDEEEDDHKTCNHSKSTTTSSSSNNNNKGVSKFLDLGFKVPVMKRSAVEKKRLWRKLGEEERAAVLLMALSCSSVYA, from the exons ATGTCTGAGAGATCAGAAGAAACGAAAATAAAACTAGACTCTGCCGGAGAGTTATCCGATGTTGATAACGAGAACTGCAGTAGCAGCGGAAGTGGCGGCGGCTGTAGTAGTAGTTCCGGTGATACTAAGCGTACTTGCGTTGATTGCGGAACTATTCGTACTCCTCTTTGGCGTGGTGGCCCTGCCGGTCCAAAG TCATTGTGCAATGCTTGTGGGATCAAGAGCAGGAAGAAGAGACAAGCGGCACTTGGGGTGAGatcagaggagaagaagaagattaaaaaaagcAATCAGATTAGTAGTAATGATCTAAACCTTGACGATCGAAACACCAAGAAGAGcaacaaagatgatgatgaggatgaggaggaggatgatcacAAGACTTGTAACCATAGCAAgagtactactactagtagtagCAGCAACAATAATAACAAGGGAGTGAGtaaatttttggatttagggtttaaagttCCGGTGATGAAGAGATCAGCggttgagaagaagagattaTGGAGGAAGCTCGGTGAGGAAGAAAGAGCTGCCGTGCTTCTCATGGCGCTTTCTTGTAGCTCTGTTTACGCCTAA
- the LOC104767563 gene encoding LOW QUALITY PROTEIN: putative F-box/kelch-repeat protein At3g16880 (The sequence of the model RefSeq protein was modified relative to this genomic sequence to represent the inferred CDS: inserted 2 bases in 1 codon; deleted 1 base in 1 codon) gives MTTKMSELPKELLEYILARAPVQSMRSVRLTCKQWNTLSEEESFTKKHLVRVKADREFMVAIAMDFKVCLMSINLHGIHKERKVKSSIXCKGKLINLMDAFEVYHCGGLLASITKDFTRFVVWNPYWGQSRWIEPRTRHINMYAIGYETRKSCRSYKLLSCMDSTIADNCVEYEVYELDSNSWRVLNVASDWATDVYTYGGVSVNGNTYWYTPEGRMDEYVICFDFTTERFGPALPLPFRSRRTDLVVLSSVREEQLAVLFVHWYIFKMEIWITNTIEPNDVSWRKVLVPVDMEPFIDLMSQPIQRWSFFVDEEIKAAVLFDTDKEKLKTFRNRAYIIGENGYFRSVDLGESAGRYCLPLGCSYVPSSVQIKQLSKGKSS, from the exons ATGACGACGAAGATGTCCGAACTTCCAAAGGAGTTGTTGGAGTATATACTCGCTAGGGCTCCAGTGCAATCTATGAGATCAGTAAGATTGACTTGCAAACAATGGAACACTTTATCcgaagaagaaagctttacAAAGAAGCACCTCGTTCGAGTGAAAGCTGATAGGGAGTTTATGGTGGCCATAGCGATGGATTTTAAGGTTTGTTTGATGAGCATCAATCTCCATGGAATTCACAAGGAAAGAAAGGTTAAATCATCTAT GTGTAAAGGTAAACTTATTAACCTTATGGATGCGTTTGAAGTCTATCATTGCGGTGGTTTATTGGCATCCATCACAAAAGACTTCACTAGGTTTGTGGTTTGGAATCCATATTGGGGGCAAAGTCGTTGGATCGAACCTAGAACTCGTCACATAAATATGTATGCTATTGGATATGAGACGAGAAAATCGTGCCGCAGCTACAAACTTTTGAGTTGTATGGATTCTACTATTGCTGATAACTGTGTTGAGTACGAAGTCTATGAGTTAGACTCTaattcatggagggttcttaATGTCGCTTCTGATTGGGCGACAGATGTTTATACATACGGTGGTGTCTCTGTGAATGGAAATACTTATTGGTACACTCCAGAAGGAAGAATGGATGAATACGTGATTTgctttgattttacaacagagagatttggaccgGCTCTGCCACTGCCGTTTCGCTCTCGTCGTACCGATCTTGTGGTTCTCTCTAGTGTTAGAGAAGAACAACTTGCGGTGTTATTTGTGCACTGGTATATATTTAAGATGGAGATATGGATTACTAACACGATTGAACCCAATGAT GTGTCGTGGAGAAAGGTGCTCGTACCAGTGGACATGGAACCATTCATTGATCTTATGTCTCAACCTATTCAACGTTGGAGTTTCTTCGTTGACGAGGAGATAAAAGCCGCTGTGCTTTTTGATACAGACAAAGAGAAGCTAAAAACATTCCGCAACAGAGCTTACATCATTGGAGAGAATGGCTACTTCAGAAGTGTAGATCTCGGAGAATCTGCAGGCAGATATTGTTTACCGCTTGggtgctcttatgttccaagttcaGTGCAAATCAAGCAACTTTCGAAAGGCAAAAGCAGTTAG
- the LOC104765532 gene encoding putative pentatricopeptide repeat-containing protein At3g16890, mitochondrial: MRGFASSASRVAAAAAKPAKSLNPKPSQTLNFSGKPTNPLNQRYISQVIERKDWFVLLNQEFTTHRIGLNTRFVISVLQNQDNPLHSLRFYLWVSNFDPVYAKDQSLKNVLGNALFRKGPLLLSMELLKEIRESGYRITDELMCVLIGSWGKLGLAKYCNDVFAQISFLGMKPSTRLYNAVIDALVKSNSLDLAYLKFQQMRSDGCKPDRFTYNILIHGVCKKGVVDEAIRLVKQMEREGNRPNVFTYTILIDGFLIAGRVEEALKQLEIMRERNLNPNEATVRTLVHGVFRCLPPCEAFEVLLVFMEKDSNLQRVGYDTVLYCLSNNSMAKETALFLRKTGERGYVTDSSTFNAAMNCLLKGYDLVETCGIFDGFVSRGVKPGFNCYLVVVQALLNAHMFSEGDRYLKQMGVEGLLSSVYTYNAVIDCVCKARRIDRAAMFLTEMEDRGISPNLVTFNTFLSGYSVRGDVKKVHGVLEKLLEHGCKPDVITFSLIINCLCRAKEIKDAFDCFKEMLEWGIEPNEITYNILIRSSCSTGDIGRSVKLFAKMKENGLSPDLYACNAIIQSFCRMRKVKKAEDFLKTMLKIGLKPDNFTYSTLIKALSESGRESEARDMFSSMERHGCVPDSYTKRLVEELDLRQSGLSRKTVSAS, encoded by the coding sequence ATGAGAGGCTTTGCTTCTTCAGCATCTAGAGTAGCAGCGGCGGCAGCGAAACCTGCCAAATCCTTAAACCCCAAACCCTCACAAACCCTAAATTTCTCAGGTAAACCCACAAATCCACTGAACCAGCGTTACATCTCGCAAGTCATAGAGAGAAAAGATTGGTTTGTGCTCCTGAATCAAGAATTCACCACACATCGAATTGGATTAAACACTCGATTCGTCATCAGCGTTTTGCAGAATCAAGACAACCCATTACACTCCCTGCGGTTTTACCTCTGGGTCTCCAACTTCGACCCGGTTTACGCCAAGGATCAGTCTCTAAAGAACGTTCTAGGGAACGCACTTTTCCGTAAAGGTCCTTTATTGCTGTCTATGGAATTGCTTAAGGAGATTAGAGAATCAGGGTATCGGATTACAGACGAGTTGATGTGTGTTTTGATCGGAAGCTGGGGAAAACTAGGTTTAGCTAAGTACTGTAATGATGTGTTTGCTCAGATATCTTTTCTTGGGATGAAACCAAGTACAAGGCTTTACAACGCTGTGATTGATGCGTTGGTGAAGTCTAATTCACTTGATTTGGCTTACCTGAAGTTTCAGCAGATGCGTAGTGATGGTTGTAAACCGGATAGGTTTACTTATAATATACTCATCCATGGTGTTTGCAAGAAAGGTGTGGTTGATGAGGCGATTCGATTGGTTAAACAGATGGAACGAGAAGGGAACAGACCTAATGTGTTTACATACACGATTTTGATCGACGGGTTTTTGATAGCAGGGAGGGTAGAGGAGGCGTTGAAGCAGTTGGAGATTATGCGGGAGAGGAATTTGAATCCTAATGAAGCTACAGTCAGAACTTTGGTTCATGGGGTTTTCCGTTGCTTGCCTCCCTGTGAAGCATTTGAGGTTTTGCTTGTGTTTATGGAGAAAGACTCAAACTTGCAAAGAGTAGGTTATGATACTGTGTTGTATTGTCTTTCAAACAACTCGATGGCTAAAGAGACTGCTCTGTTCTTGAGGAAAACAGGTGAGCGAGGTTATGTTACTGATAGCTCAACGTTTAATGCTGCAATGAATTGTCTTTTAAAAGGGTATGATCTTGTTGAGACGTGTGGGATATTTGATGGTTTTGTCAGCCGTGGAGTTAAGCCAGGATTCAACTGTTATCTTGTTGTAGTTCAAGCTCTGTTGAATGCTCATATGTTCTCTGAAGGTGACAGGTATTTAAAACAAATGGGTGTTGAAGGGCTTTTATCAAGTGTGTATACTTATAATGCGGTAATCGACTGTGTCTGCAAGGCTCGACGGATAGACCGTGCAGCTATGTTCTTAACAGAGATGGAGGATAGAGGTATTTCTCCGAATCTTGTAACTTTCAATACCTTTCTGAGCGGTTATAGCGTGAGAGGGGATGTAAAGAAGGTTCACGGTGTACTAGAGAAGCTTCTTGAACATGGTTGCAAACCAGACGTGATCACTTTTAGTTTGATCATAAACTGTCTTTGCCGagcaaaagaaatcaaagatgcATTTGATTGTTTCAAGGAGATGCTGGAATGGGGGATTGAGCCTAACGAGATCACGTACAATATCTTGATTCGCTCCTCTTGTTCTACTGGAGATATTGGTAGATCAGTGAAGCTGTTTGCGAAGATGAAGGAAAACGGGTTAAGTCCAGACCTTTATGCGTGCAATGCGATTATTCAGAGTTTTTGCAGGATGAGAAAGGTTAAGAAGGCTGAGgattttcttaaaacaatgtTGAAGATTGGTTTGAAACCAGATAACTTTACATACAGCACTCTCATCAAAGCTCTAAGTGAATCTGGAAGAGAGAGTGAAGCAAGAGATATGTTCAGTTCAATGGAAAGACATGGATGTGTTCCAGATTCATATACTAAGCGTCTTGTTGAAGAACTTGACCTGAGACAAAGTGGACTCTCGAGAAAAACCGTGTCAGCCTCATAG
- the LOC104765533 gene encoding protein LURP-one-related 13 produces MAKQDPTSSSSNTIPLPPLVGSEFVRPQTLDLIITGDTVKDTTGNKVFKVKTPLFGLHNKRILLDPNDSPILTMKMKVTSKHDRWQVYRGNDLDDKIFTVKRSSTIQLKTRVEVFLKHNQTREASCDFTIKGRFMKRACTVYVGDSTKIIAQVHEGDKRLVATIYPNIDHAFIVTLIFIFDLINMVGAGV; encoded by the exons atggCAAAACAAGATCCCactagcagcagcagcaacacgATACCACTACCACCGCTCGTAGGATCTGAGTTTGTTCGTCCTCAAACGTTAGATCTTATCATCACCGGAGATACAGTGAAGGACACCACCGGGAACAAAGTTTTCAAAGTCAAAACGCCTCTCTTTGGTCTCCACAACAAAAGAATTTTGCTTGATCCTAATGACTCTCCCATTCTCACCATGAAAATGAAG GTGACTAGTAAGCACGATCGATGGCAAGTGTATAGGGGAAATGATTTGGATGATAAGATCTTCACGGTTAAAAGATCTTCGACGATTCAATTGAAGACAAGAGTTGAAGTATTCTTGAAACATAACCAGACCAGGGAAGCGTCTTGTGATTTCACTATTAAAGGCCGGTTTATGAAACGTGCATGTACAGTCTATGTTGGAGACTCTACCAAAATCATCGCTCAGGTACACGAAGGAGACAAGAGATTAGTGGCTACAATATACCCTAATATTGATCACGCTTTTATTGTTACACTTATCTTTATATTTGACCTCATTAATATGGTTGGGGCTGGGGTTTGA
- the LOC104765534 gene encoding acetate/butyrate--CoA ligase AAE7, peroxisomal: MAATKWRDIDDLPKIQANYTALTPLWFLDRAAAVHPTRKSVIHGSREYTWRQTYERCRRLASTLADRSIGPGSTVAIIAPNIPAMYEAHFGVPMCGAVLNCVNIRLNAPTIAFLLGHSQSAVIMVDQEFFTLAEDSLRVMEEKAGSSFKRPLLIVIGDHTCPPESLNRALSKGAIEYEDFLGTGDPNYEWQPPVDEWQSIALGYTSGTTASPKGVVLHHRGAYLMAMSNPLIWGMQEGPVYLWTLPMFHCNGWCFPWSLAVLSGTSICLRQVTAKEVYSSIAKYKVTHFCAAPVVLNTIVNAPQEDTILPLPHTVHVMTAGAAPPPSVLFSMSQKGFRVAHTYGLSETYGPSTVCAWKPEWDSLPPETQAKLNARQGVRYTGMEQLDVIDTLTGKPVPADGKTAGEIVFRGNMVMKGYLKNPEANKETFAGGWFHSGDIAVKHPDNYIEIKDRSKDIIISGGENISSVEVENVVYHHPAVLEASVVARPDERWQESPCAFVTLKSGYEKQDQNKLAQDIMRFCREKLPAYWVPKSVVFGPLPKTATGKIQKHILRTKAKEMGPVPRSRL; this comes from the exons ATGGCGGCAACGAAGTGGCGTGACATCGACGATCTTCCCAAGATTCAGGCTAACTACACGGCGTTGACGCCGCTTTGGTTCTTAGACAGGGCTGCGGCGGTTCATCCGACGCGAAAATCTGTGATTCACGGATCTCGGGAGTACACGTGGCGTCAGACTTATGAACGGTGTCGTCGACTCGCCTCCACTCTCGCCGATCGATCAATCGGCCCCGGTTCCACG GTGGCTATTATTGCACCAAACATTCCAGCAATGTACGAAGCTCATTTCGGAGTACCAATGTGTGGAGCCGTTCTGAATTGTGTTAACATCCGTCTCAATGCTCCAACAATAGCTTTCCTTCTCGGTCACTCACAGAGCGCTGTTATAATGGTGGATCAAGAGTTCTTTACTCTGGCGGAGGATTCTTTGAGAGTTATGGAGGAGAAAGCTGGAAGCAGTTTCAAACGCCCACTTTTAATTGTTATAGGTGATCACACCTGTCCTCCCGAGTCGCTTAACCGTGCTTTGTCGAAAGGAGCCATAGAATATGAGGATTTTCTTGGGACTGGAGACCCGAACTATGAGTGGCAGCCACCGGTTGATGAGTGGCAGAGCATCGCTCTTGGTTACACCTCGGGAACAACTGCCAGCCCGAAAGGAGTGGTGCTTCACCATCGAGGAGCATATTTAATGGCTATGAGTAATCCACTCATTTGGGGAATGCAAGAAGGTCCTGTTTACTTGTGGACTCTCCCAATGTTCCATTGCAACGGTTGGTGTTTCCCTTGGTCCCTTGCTGTGCTATCCGGTACAAGCATCTGTCTCCGTCAG GTCACGGCTAAGGAAGTGTATTCAAGCATAGCCAAGTACAAGGTAACCCATTTCTGTGCAGCGCCTGTGGTCCTCAACACTATTGTTAATGCTCCTCAGGAGGATACTATCCTTCCTCTTCCCCATACAGTCCATGTCATGACCGCAGGAGCTGCTCCTCCACCTTCTGTTCTCTTCTCCATGAGCCAGAAGGGCTTCCGAGTCGCTCACACCTATGGGCTTTCCGAGACTTACGGTCCTTCCACCGTGTGCGCTTGGAAACCTGAGTGGGATTCCCTCCCTCCTGAGACTCAGGCCAAGCTCAATGCCCGCCAAGGTGTCCGCTATACCGGGATGGAGCAGCTTGACGTCATCGACACTCTGACCGGAAAACCTGTTCCTGCAGACGGGAAAACCGCTGGAGAGATAGTTTTCCGAGGGAACATGGTGATGAAAGGCTATCTAAAGAATCCAGAAGCAAACAAAGAGACTTTTGCTGGCGGATGGTTCCACTCAGGGGATATCGCTGTGAAACATCCGGACAACTATATCGAGATCAAGGACAGGTCAAAGGACATTATAATCTCTGGCGGTGAGAATATAAGCAGTGTCGAGGTCGAAAACGTAGTGTACCATCACCCAGCGGTTCTTGAAGCCTCTGTTGTGGCCAGGCCAGACGAGCGATGGCAAGAATCTCCTTGTGCATTTGTAACACTTAAGAGCGGTTACGAGAAGCAAGACCAGAATAAGTTGGCTCAGGATATAATGAGATTCTGCCGGGAGAAGCTTCCGGCGTATTGGGTCCCAAAGTCAGTGGTGTTTGGGCCATTACCAAAGACGGCTACTGGAAAAATTCAGAAGCATATTCTGAGGACTAAGGCTAAAGAGATGGGACCGGTACCAAGGAGCAGGTTATAG
- the LOC109131057 gene encoding uncharacterized protein LOC109131057, with protein MEKHLEQYLQEMSIEGEIDKPLLLSNQPKFSASERNQKSILGRFLNPDNQRMTNWILEMPTIWRLYDRVRGIALSKDRFQFIFKYEEDIKEILKTGVWTQDDWGVVMDRWVEDPPPDFLMFLPVWIRLPNIPVNHYTKDTISEIAACVGQILEVPFDEKEAQSRDYVRARVFLDLSKGLRNFKELQLPNGDLVKIGIDYERVRKRCFQCQRLTHDKSRCPFVQAVQDHRLAADLSGSTNEISKGKEVTASGNASLYAGYSSSKLLSDAIKADRLIKKSSVLEVPIQYLAPDAFFYCPSSNFCAGSSEASSSKGVQQGISSSKRPRPWLKNNKDRKGKNLKTMESDSDNNLDISGKRMVKEKGKGLAKGLQRDKDTVVPGELPQDQ; from the coding sequence ATGGAGAAACATCTGGAACAATATCTCCAAGAAATGTCAATTGAGGGAGAAATCGATAAACCTCTGTTGTTATCTAATCAACCTAAGTTCAGTGCCTCTGAAAGAAATCAGAAAAGCATACTCGGTCGTTTTTTGAATCCTGATAATCAGAGAATGACAAATTGGATCTTAGAGATGCCTACGATTTGGAGATTATATGACAGGGTTAGAGGAATAGCTTTATCAAAAGATCGTTTCCAGTTCATTTTCAAGTATGAAGAAGatataaaagagattttaaagactGGAGTTTGGACTCAAGATGATTGGGGAGTAGTTATGGATAGATGGGTTGAAGATCCTCCTCCTGATTTTCTGATGTTCTTACCGGTTTGGATTAGACTTCCTAATATACCTGTGAACCACTACACCAAGGACACTATCTCCGAAATCGCTGCGTGTGTCGGGCAGATATTAGAAGTGCCTTTTGATGAGAAAGAAGCACAAAGCAGAGATTATGTGCGAGCAAGGGTATTTCTTGATCTTTCGAAGGGTTTGAGAAATTTCAAAGAGTTACAACTTCCTAATGGTGATCTTGTTAAGattggaattgattatgagagAGTTCGCAAAAGGTGTTTTCAATGCCAACGGTTGACTCATGATAAATCTAGGTGCCCTTTTGTCCAAGCAGTACAGGATCACCGTCTTGCGGCTGACTTATCAGGTAGTACAAACGAGATATCTAAAGGCAAGGAGGTTACTGCTTCTGGAAATGCATCGTTGTATGCAGGCTACTCTTCATCAAAACTTCTATCGGATGCAATCAAAGCTGACAGGTTGATAAAGAAGAGCTCGGTTTTAGAGGTTCCTATTCAATACTTAGCTCCTGATGCTTTCTTCTATTGCCCATCCTCAAACTTTTGTGCGGGTAGTTCAGAAGCGAGCTCTTCAAAAGGTGTCCAGCAGGGGATATCTTCATCGAAAAGGCCTCGACCTTGGTTGAAAAACAACAAAGATAGAAAAGGTAAGAATCTGAAAACTATGGAGTCAGATTCGGACAATAACTTGGATATTTCAGGAAAAAGGATGGTTAAGGAAAAAGGTAAAGGGTTGGCCAAAGGTCTCCAGAGAGACAAAGATACGGTGGTTCCTGGTGAACTGCCGCAAGATCAATAG